GAAACGCGCCGTCCGGGAGCTGCCATGGTCGCGCGCAATCTTTCAGCGTGCAAGCGCCGGCGGCCGCAAAAGCGCCCGCAGCCGCAAGAGCGCTCGCAGCCCGATCGGCGCCGCCGTGTCAGCGGTCGGGGATGGTCAGCTGGAGTGGCGGTTCGACGAGGCCTTCTGCTTGGCGCGGCAGGCCGGGCCGGGGCCACGCATATAATGCAGTTCCGGCCGGTAGGGGTTGAAGGCCCGGGCGAAGAACTGGCGCCAGAAGTCACGGATTTCGGCGAGAGCGCTTGCCTGCTCGTGGCGGCTGGCTGCCGGGGAGGACAGGGAGGCTGAGTTGCTGGTTGCCATGACGCGGGCCCCGCCGTTTTTCGTGCGCGGCTTTTGCCGCGAGAGAGCCCCTTTTGGGGCGCCGAAAACCAGTTTTCGCCCGATTTGTTAAAAGAAGGTTTCAATTGTCCGGATCAGGCGCCCCATGGTGTCGATCCCGTAATGATCCATGGTGAACGGATGGAAAAGGCCGGGCGCGCGGTTGCCCTTTGCGGGCTGCGCCGCTACATCAGCGGCAGCAAATTTCCGACAAATGCAACGGTTTCCAAGGGATCACGATGGCCCGCCAGTTCGTCTATTTCATGCAGGGTCTGTCGAAGACCTACCCCACCCGCAAGGTGCTCGATAACGTCCATCTGTCATTTTATCCCGACGCCAAGATCGGCGTGCTCGGCGTCAACGGCTCCGGCAAGTCGACGCTGCTGCGGATCATGGCCGGCATCGACAAGGAATATACCGGCGAGGCCTGGGTCGCCGAGGGCGCGCGGGTCGGCTACCTCGAACAGGAACCGCAGCTCGATCCCGCCAAATCGGTGCGCGAAAACGTCATGATGGGCGTCGCCAAGCAGAAGGCGATCCTCGATCGCTACAACGAACTGGCGATGAATTATTCCGACGAGACCGCCGATGAGATGACCAAGCTGCAGGACCAGATCGAGGCCGCGGGTCTCTGGGATCTCGACAGCAAGGTCGATCAGGCGATGGACGCGCTGCGCTGCCCGCCCGACGATGCCGACGTTTCGAAACTCTCCGGCGGCGAGCGCCGCCGCGTCGCGCTGTGCAAGCTGCTGCTCGACCAGCCCGACCTGCTGCTCTTGGACGAGCCGACCAACCATCTCGACGCCGAGTCGGTATCATGGCTGGAAGGCCATCTGCGCAACTATCCCGGCGCGATCCTGATCGTGACCCATGACCGCTACTTCCTCGACAACGTCACGTCATGGATTCTCGAGCTCGATCGCGGCAAGGGCATTCCCTACGAGGGCAACTACACCGCCTGGCTGTCGCAGAAACAAAAACGGCTCGCGCAGGAAGGCCGCGAGGACGCCGCGCATCAGCGCACGCTGGAGCGCGAAAAGGAATGGATCGCGGCCTCGCCCAAGGCCCGCCAGGCCAAGTCCAAGGCGCGCTACCAGCGCTACGAGGAACTCCTGAAGCAGGCCAGCGAGAAGCAGACCCAGACCGCGCAGATCACCATCCCCGTGGCCGAGCGGCTCGGCCAGAACGTGATCGATTTCGACGGGCTGACCAAGGGCTTCGGCGACCGCCTCCTGATCGACAACCTCACCTTCAAGCTGCCGCCGGGCGGCATCGTCGGCGTGATCGGCCCCAACGGCGCCGGCAAGACCACGCTGTTCCGGATGATCACCGGGCAGGAAAAGCCGGACAAGGGCACCATCACGATCGGCGAGAGCGTGCACCTCGGCTATGTCGACCAGTCGCGCGACAGTCTCGACGGCAAGAAGAGCGTGTGGGAGGA
The sequence above is drawn from the Bradyrhizobium sediminis genome and encodes:
- the ettA gene encoding energy-dependent translational throttle protein EttA; translated protein: MARQFVYFMQGLSKTYPTRKVLDNVHLSFYPDAKIGVLGVNGSGKSTLLRIMAGIDKEYTGEAWVAEGARVGYLEQEPQLDPAKSVRENVMMGVAKQKAILDRYNELAMNYSDETADEMTKLQDQIEAAGLWDLDSKVDQAMDALRCPPDDADVSKLSGGERRRVALCKLLLDQPDLLLLDEPTNHLDAESVSWLEGHLRNYPGAILIVTHDRYFLDNVTSWILELDRGKGIPYEGNYTAWLSQKQKRLAQEGREDAAHQRTLEREKEWIAASPKARQAKSKARYQRYEELLKQASEKQTQTAQITIPVAERLGQNVIDFDGLTKGFGDRLLIDNLTFKLPPGGIVGVIGPNGAGKTTLFRMITGQEKPDKGTITIGESVHLGYVDQSRDSLDGKKSVWEEISGGNELILLGKREVNSRGYCSSFNFKGADQQKKVGSLSGGERNRVHLAKMLKSGANVLLLDEPTNDLDVDTLRALEEALEDFAGCAVIISHDRWFLDRIATHMLAFEGDSHVEWFEGNFQDYEKDKMRRLGQDSVIPHRLKYKKLTR